In Halomonas alkalicola, the following proteins share a genomic window:
- a CDS encoding molybdopterin-dependent oxidoreductase — protein sequence MTSASRRNFIKGSLAVLAAGGMINPFSRTSAALAALVQTDARPWEQTMRDKFLGETKFRAVNMPNCTGACGWNVFVKDGIVQRVEPPLDYPDDEYNPRGCMKGQTYHRRVYGADRVKYPMRRVGGRGAGVWERLSWDEAFDYIASELKRISEKYGSETIWLYPPVPATGLVKQGAGERFASVNSFGIGTFFNWYGDLPLNQPITWNVKSEEHEFRDALNTKYAIIWGSDMFQTRMPDAHFFTDIRAKGVKIVYIAPYYDPTASGVDEWVKLRPGTDAALALGMCHVVVKKGLTDEAHIRRTTSGPLLIRDDNGKYLKASDVDPEGDSDTFMVLDPNSETPVPDVYFSDEPPLTGSWSVKLANGETISCSTSHTLFLKTLDEHDPETVFEITGVPVEVIERIAVEYASADPASIWTGTGINHWYHGDLMGRCVIALGCLTGNIGKQGGGVSPWSGQHKVRIDPTEYLHPKKNEDGSERYRPLPLDTTYVVQGPTETMAEKEKYWRQVRCIWAAGGNLFGQASDQAKFSKILQDEIEFIVSPEIQMSTTAQLADIVLPIVSWYELPMDLVTTPAHPYIQLHEGALKPMYEAKSDIEVYYEVSKRLGTGDIFEYNHPEQVVDLLLKTGGPLVEGITLDRIKKERVIKVNMLSDTYVPFTEEVQGKKKFTTASGRQELYKDEDRFIEYGEQLPIHKEPKTATPYGPSKVWREAKKERNPLMQSYPLVYHARHTRWSVHSSWRTTEILLKLDDIGEPLLELNYEEAAKRGLEAGSYAMAYNQHGYVKAKVKIRESVPPGAVVIYFGWQRQQIREGHWNSLSHNPINPIHEIYFEPNFWGPVSGHFDQICEVTKA from the coding sequence ATGACATCAGCATCAAGACGTAACTTTATTAAGGGAAGTTTGGCTGTGCTTGCTGCGGGCGGCATGATTAACCCTTTCAGTCGAACCAGCGCCGCCTTGGCGGCGTTGGTCCAGACTGACGCGCGCCCATGGGAACAAACGATGCGAGATAAGTTCTTGGGGGAGACAAAGTTTCGTGCCGTCAATATGCCAAACTGCACGGGGGCCTGCGGATGGAACGTGTTCGTGAAGGACGGCATCGTTCAACGGGTGGAACCTCCCCTCGATTACCCGGACGATGAGTATAATCCGCGTGGGTGCATGAAGGGTCAAACCTATCACCGCCGGGTGTACGGAGCAGACCGGGTCAAATACCCCATGAGGCGTGTGGGTGGTCGCGGTGCGGGTGTTTGGGAACGGCTCAGTTGGGACGAAGCATTTGACTACATTGCCTCCGAACTCAAACGGATTTCGGAAAAATATGGCAGTGAAACGATCTGGCTTTACCCTCCTGTGCCAGCCACCGGGTTGGTAAAACAGGGAGCTGGCGAGCGATTCGCTTCGGTAAACAGCTTCGGTATAGGTACATTCTTTAATTGGTACGGTGATCTTCCCCTTAATCAACCTATCACGTGGAACGTTAAGAGTGAAGAGCACGAGTTTCGGGATGCGCTCAACACTAAATACGCGATCATCTGGGGGTCCGATATGTTTCAAACTCGGATGCCTGATGCACATTTTTTCACGGATATCAGAGCGAAAGGGGTAAAGATTGTTTATATTGCACCCTACTATGATCCCACAGCAAGCGGTGTTGACGAATGGGTAAAACTTCGTCCCGGAACTGATGCGGCATTGGCGCTCGGCATGTGTCATGTCGTTGTCAAAAAAGGACTCACAGACGAGGCGCACATCCGCCGTACTACAAGCGGCCCGCTGCTCATCCGAGATGATAACGGAAAATACCTCAAGGCCTCTGATGTGGATCCCGAGGGCGATTCTGACACCTTCATGGTGCTTGATCCCAACTCAGAAACACCTGTTCCCGACGTGTATTTCAGCGACGAACCACCGCTGACGGGGAGCTGGTCGGTCAAGCTTGCGAATGGTGAAACGATCTCCTGCTCTACCTCGCATACGTTGTTTCTCAAAACGCTTGATGAGCACGATCCAGAAACGGTCTTTGAGATTACCGGCGTGCCAGTTGAAGTCATTGAACGGATTGCAGTGGAATATGCCTCTGCAGATCCGGCGAGTATCTGGACCGGCACCGGCATTAACCATTGGTACCACGGAGACCTGATGGGGAGATGCGTCATTGCCTTAGGATGCTTGACGGGTAATATCGGTAAACAAGGTGGAGGCGTCAGCCCTTGGTCCGGCCAGCACAAGGTGCGTATCGATCCAACCGAGTACTTACACCCGAAGAAAAATGAGGACGGCTCCGAGCGTTACCGCCCACTTCCGCTCGACACAACATATGTCGTGCAAGGCCCGACAGAAACGATGGCCGAAAAGGAAAAGTATTGGCGTCAAGTTCGGTGTATCTGGGCGGCGGGGGGTAATCTCTTTGGCCAGGCTTCGGACCAAGCCAAATTTTCGAAGATTTTACAAGACGAAATCGAGTTTATTGTTTCTCCCGAAATACAGATGAGCACCACCGCTCAACTTGCCGACATTGTGCTTCCCATTGTTAGCTGGTACGAGCTTCCGATGGATCTCGTTACAACGCCTGCTCACCCGTACATTCAGTTGCATGAGGGTGCGTTAAAGCCGATGTATGAGGCGAAGTCCGACATAGAGGTCTACTACGAAGTCAGCAAGCGATTGGGAACCGGCGATATCTTCGAATATAACCATCCCGAGCAAGTCGTTGATCTTTTGTTGAAGACTGGTGGTCCGCTAGTGGAAGGCATAACGCTGGACCGAATAAAAAAAGAGCGGGTTATCAAGGTTAATATGCTGTCTGATACCTACGTCCCCTTCACCGAAGAGGTTCAAGGTAAGAAAAAGTTTACTACTGCTTCGGGGCGTCAAGAGCTCTATAAAGATGAAGATAGGTTTATTGAATACGGTGAACAGTTGCCTATCCATAAAGAACCTAAAACCGCAACACCATATGGGCCATCGAAGGTTTGGCGTGAAGCAAAAAAAGAGCGTAACCCTCTGATGCAAAGCTATCCGCTCGTTTATCACGCGAGACATACGCGGTGGAGCGTTCATTCCTCCTGGAGAACGACGGAAATTCTCCTTAAATTGGATGACATCGGAGAACCTTTGCTCGAGTTGAATTATGAGGAAGCTGCGAAGCGTGGCCTAGAAGCAGGTTCGTACGCTATGGCTTACAACCAGCACGGTTATGTCAAAGCGAAAGTAAAAATTCGCGAATCCGTTCCACCAGGTGCCGTGGTAATTTATTTTGGATGGCAACGTCAACAGATTCGAGAGGGTCACTGGAATAGTCTCAGTCACAACCCTATCAACCCTATCCATGAAATTTATTTCGAGCCAAATTTCTGGGGGCCTGTGTCCGGGCATTTCGATCAAATCTGCGAAGTCACGAAAGCTTGA
- a CDS encoding molecular chaperone TorD family protein, with the protein MTAIKEAYQESGLALSEKHEELPDHLGVELEFLQYLSFREGESLKDEEGEIVKFWRSKQAHFLDRFSVPFVTQLALIAKKTEPDNIYTDLLCAIQYFVDHHSREFAAATFYRSSQS; encoded by the coding sequence ATGACGGCGATCAAGGAAGCGTACCAAGAATCCGGTCTAGCGTTGTCTGAGAAGCACGAGGAACTTCCGGACCATCTTGGCGTGGAGCTTGAATTTCTTCAATATTTAAGCTTTCGAGAGGGTGAAAGCCTGAAAGATGAAGAAGGGGAAATCGTTAAGTTTTGGAGGTCCAAGCAAGCTCACTTTCTTGATCGTTTTTCCGTTCCCTTTGTGACACAGTTGGCCTTGATCGCCAAAAAGACGGAGCCAGATAATATCTACACCGATTTGCTTTGTGCCATTCAGTATTTTGTCGATCACCACAGTCGTGAATTCGCCGCGGCAACATTTTATCGATCATCACAATCGTGA
- a CDS encoding cupin domain-containing protein, with the protein MKTESRIFPVAEYIRPSNGEPIRSVVMETNDSAVVVWHAHPGQEIAAHVHPHGQDTWTVISGEAEYYQGDGIVTLLKAGDIAIAKLGQVHGAMNSGPVPFIFVSVVAPGNAGFALSEK; encoded by the coding sequence ATGAAAACAGAATCAAGGATCTTTCCGGTTGCAGAATATATTCGCCCGTCTAACGGCGAACCAATTCGTTCGGTGGTTATGGAAACCAACGACTCTGCCGTTGTTGTTTGGCATGCCCATCCTGGGCAAGAAATAGCCGCTCATGTCCACCCTCACGGCCAAGATACTTGGACGGTTATCTCAGGTGAGGCCGAGTATTATCAAGGTGACGGCATAGTCACCTTACTTAAAGCCGGAGATATTGCCATAGCAAAACTTGGGCAAGTGCATGGTGCAATGAACTCTGGCCCCGTACCGTTCATATTTGTCTCAGTGGTTGCACCGGGCAATGCCGGTTTTGCGTTGTCTGAGAAATAG
- a CDS encoding 4Fe-4S dicluster domain-containing protein: MSEELWQKYYGQPNPKYGNRAQYGMLIDINKCIGCHSCTMACKQTWTSGPGQEDMFWNSVATAPYGKYPRHGEDTESHNEYDYRYSNLYQDTPKGTFPDVWQFYLARPCNHCADPACLPACPTRSIYKNDDGIVLIDQDTCKGFQTCVKACPYDKIYFNTATGKSEKCIFCFPLLEKGQEPQCVKSCVGKIRIFGNLMDPESTISKLIRDPSLGVQPYDPEVGLKATHRNISEGERRQYRPDFGTIPSVWYVPPRNIPPEEVEKYFGYAMQGFIQEPNPVPERIKIKNL, encoded by the coding sequence ATGTCAGAAGAACTTTGGCAAAAATACTACGGTCAACCAAACCCCAAATACGGGAATCGTGCGCAATATGGTATGTTGATCGACATAAATAAGTGTATCGGCTGCCATTCCTGCACGATGGCCTGCAAGCAAACTTGGACGAGCGGGCCGGGCCAGGAGGATATGTTCTGGAACAGCGTCGCAACTGCGCCCTATGGAAAGTATCCACGTCATGGTGAAGACACGGAAAGTCATAACGAGTATGACTATCGGTACTCGAACCTTTATCAGGACACACCAAAAGGAACCTTCCCAGACGTCTGGCAATTTTATTTGGCAAGGCCGTGCAACCATTGCGCCGACCCAGCATGTCTTCCGGCATGCCCTACACGGTCAATATATAAGAACGACGACGGAATTGTATTGATTGATCAAGATACCTGCAAAGGCTTTCAAACCTGCGTCAAAGCTTGTCCCTACGACAAAATTTACTTCAACACTGCTACGGGAAAATCGGAGAAGTGTATTTTCTGTTTCCCACTCTTGGAGAAGGGACAAGAACCGCAATGTGTGAAGAGCTGTGTTGGAAAGATTCGAATTTTCGGAAACTTAATGGATCCAGAAAGTACGATTTCAAAACTAATTCGCGATCCGTCTCTTGGTGTACAGCCTTATGACCCCGAAGTAGGCCTCAAGGCGACCCATCGCAATATCAGTGAAGGCGAACGCCGTCAATATCGCCCGGACTTCGGAACTATTCCATCTGTCTGGTACGTCCCTCCAAGGAATATTCCACCAGAAGAGGTTGAAAAGTACTTTGGATATGCGATGCAGGGGTTTATCCAGGAGCCAAACCCTGTGCCGGAAAGGATTAAGATCAAAAACCTCTGA
- a CDS encoding chlorite dismutase family protein, translated as MKSKLKTNYMAATVMLVAAGSMFGTVAYAQEMGESTEMQMDQEIERSKILTDTGFFGVFATYKLNSDYYQKGSAERRGAVDEVLSVVEDHMDNVLVDAYLTRGLSAKSDYMLRVHAYDLQTAQDFMNDFSNTRFGMHSEVTENLTGITKSLNYITKEESSDLNAALTSTSYSGEEPRYSIVVPVKKSAEWWNMSEEERLEEMETHTEPTLAYLPNVKRKLYHSTGLADTDFITYFETNDLEAFNNLMLSLAQVPENLHHDRWGDPTILSTIQPIGNVVETLSAVK; from the coding sequence ATGAAGTCAAAGCTTAAAACGAATTATATGGCAGCCACTGTTATGCTCGTAGCTGCTGGATCGATGTTCGGCACGGTGGCCTACGCGCAAGAAATGGGCGAAAGTACCGAGATGCAGATGGATCAAGAAATTGAACGCTCCAAAATACTGACAGATACAGGTTTTTTTGGAGTTTTCGCCACATACAAACTCAATTCAGATTATTACCAAAAGGGATCAGCTGAGCGTCGTGGTGCGGTTGATGAAGTGCTCTCGGTTGTTGAAGATCACATGGATAATGTGTTGGTTGACGCCTATCTAACGAGAGGTCTAAGCGCCAAAAGCGACTACATGCTTCGTGTCCATGCCTATGACCTGCAAACTGCTCAAGACTTCATGAATGATTTTAGTAATACCCGGTTTGGCATGCACTCAGAAGTTACCGAAAATCTGACCGGCATAACGAAATCTCTGAATTATATCACCAAAGAAGAATCCTCAGACTTAAACGCTGCCTTAACTTCTACTTCGTACTCAGGTGAGGAGCCGAGGTACTCAATTGTCGTTCCCGTCAAGAAAAGTGCAGAGTGGTGGAATATGAGCGAGGAAGAACGTCTTGAGGAAATGGAAACACACACGGAGCCGACGCTTGCGTACCTCCCGAACGTAAAACGGAAACTATATCATTCGACCGGCTTGGCGGATACCGATTTTATTACATACTTCGAGACTAATGATCTCGAAGCGTTCAACAATTTGATGTTGTCTTTGGCGCAGGTTCCGGAAAATCTACATCATGATCGGTGGGGCGATCCGACTATACTTTCGACCATCCAGCCAATTGGAAACGTAGTAGAAACGTTGTCGGCGGTTAAATAA